The following coding sequences lie in one Mus musculus strain C57BL/6J chromosome 11, GRCm38.p6 C57BL/6J genomic window:
- the Gpr179 gene encoding probable G-protein coupled receptor 179 isoform X1: MRQGKDGGGRQRIRASGIVLLETILFGSLLLYFPVFILYFKPSVFRCVALRWVRLLGFAVVYGTIILKLYRVLQLFLSRTAQRVPHPSSGQLLRRLGQLLLLVLGFLVVWTAGALEPGTQHTALVTRGHTPTGRHFYLCHHDHWDYIMVVAEMLLLCWGSFLCYATRAVPSAFHEPRYMSIALHNELLLSTAFHTARFVLVPSLHPDWTLLLFFLHTHSTVTATLALIFIPKFWKPGAPPREEILDEVYEDELDLQRSGSYLNSSIASAWSERSLEPGDIRDELKKLYAQLEIRKTKEMAANNPHLPKKRGSSHQGLGRSFMRYLAEFPEALARQHSRDSGSLGLGSLPGSSRRRLLSSSLQETEKPPALRKTRSTYDHHREHNTLPFDSTLRRTLSKKASPTDGRESLADGPPALGFRSASAHNLTVGERLPRARPISLQKSLSVAAGSREKALLVASQAYLEETYRQAKEREERKKAEAAMVSPVRRPSTRRLEWPLRAPLSAPPSPGKSSSMDSSQTTARPHEEAGRRLPHPPIRHQVSTPVLALSGICLGEPRMLSPTPASTLAPILLPAPAPAPAPVLAPVSKPPQSPTLLTFICPWENAELPGKKENVVQEDPAGPERSGHSPASARTKIWRALSVAVEKRGTGESEALTEGGHVQGEADDTDEEKPKVFSKSHSLKTPLQQGSVRSLGLAIKALTRSRSTYKEKDGGEGTPETEKGKPTEVSTGAPLRSPRLGRPKAVSKQVALAPCEDEESLQNQQNAHTSRMLHVCQKEGSREQEDRNKRVAPGPGERKVERTGKITMTTLRQVFGEKNAEQAKESPAGYQEVPNPALQSLGSADHRVAEVCPWEVTEPESGMDPPESVNKAKVYSWERTEGGSLEKKPSRQVLSRSWEEREKVLAESETEGVGAIPRKKPERLVRSQEAVCPWESPDSGGLSPQLVHQESDRTGGRFVVVSKGDAHPEALPSHAAKAELCLWEMSDVGEGTSTQRVQELPEERQKSPKKATFWGERNLGGDLVSLCPWESTDFRGPSAVSLQAPGSSGSLGSGIAEVCPWEAENIANDKKAEVCPWELGEELAGSDGLNPGADGKSLPGKETPSRKGCLAESGEQTVRAKPTVPQGQESVCPWEDEAPERSSPQPDKASSKAGEKLLSHGGSQVLQVCPWEAVKPEEKQATLSTAEICPWEVDGQPETRTSEHPSKGEVHKDEEKMPGRARIKAQEEAEGRIQKQEAICPWESMAPGSTPQRDTEKAQASLQRQGSVAGRAAEICPWEVGTEVGEERTIGAEASEARPNDAGHASTDSGSRQVAASAPKKSERLGSEKEVVCPWDSLSPGDSSQQPDTPNTEKLKDELQEHGSSRPIEVCPWEAEEVPTGEKAKICPWELNEGTVGKGLEREPGCEPERQRRQNLEEAGLPFQEEGTSKGDTKLCREQEGEAICPWKPPAQVPKVSDLPLSTVGQGVEGQSLEASDRASEKGELRQDLKMGSLPEYITQVVPVDGGGASSELQPISLQEGMVLAGSSSHPHIQCPDQPRVSSQPLVSTGDGTAEVCPWDAPDSDSDTKVEPCAQKVTGRVTETEMSRQDEKEKSQEEKERAPETRDHEGVAVQKMPQTSNFGKQEAVCPRESQDFGVQAATDASDGSKGGSEKVCPWEVEEVPSIKEAEICPWEASPGAVGEGALDLGQDGESQGEGRAERHLLKAAETVCPLEGTMSSGLFTQEDVVDTDLPKVGLHGASSPGKGLAELCVWEVTDPEGNKIKGTMADICPWEETRAQSDESGPLALPVTQAGVPAAPEKSVCLSVHGPLESFLPESKSVRPDISKPPGSSRPEGVREQEPLELETGAKSVPKPSPTETEAPESFTLTDDQGLMASEGEAGELSPPPDYPWDCE; the protein is encoded by the exons ATGAGACAGGGCAAGGATGGAGGTGGTCGCCAG AGGATCCGGGCATCTGGAATCGTCCTGCTGGAAACCATCCTTTTTGGATCCTTACTTCTCTACTTCCCG GTGTTCATTCTGTACTTCAAGCCCAGCGTATTCCGCTGCGTTGCTCTCCGTTGGGTCCGGCTGCTGGGTTTTGCCGTCGTCTATGGGACCATTATCCTGAAGCTTTATAG GGTGCTCCAGCTGTTTCTGTCTCGAACTGCCCAGCGGGTGCCACACCCAAGTAGCGGGCAGCTGCTGCGGCGTCTGGGGCAGCTCCTGCTGCTGGTATTGGGCTTCCTGGTTGTGTGGACAGCGGGCGCCCTGGAGCCAGGCACCCAGCACACAGCTCTGGTGACCCGGGGTCACACTCCCACTGGCCGCCACTTCTACCTCTGTCACCATGACCACTGGGACTACATCATGGTTGTGG CGGAAATGCTGCTGCTTTGTTGGGGCAGCTTCCTCTGCTATGCCACCCGGGCTGTCCCCTCAGCCTTCCACGAACCACGCTACATGAGCATTGCCCTGCACAATGAGCTACTGCTCTCTACTGCCTTCCACACTGCCAG GTTTGtgctggttccttccctgcaCCCAGACTGGacacttctcctcttcttcctccatacCCACAGTACAGTCACAGCCACACTTGCTCTGATCTTCATCCCTAAG TTCTGGAAGCCAGGGGCACCTCCCCGGGAAGAAATCTTGGATGAAGTGTATGAGGATGAGCTGGACCTGCAACGCTCAGGCTCCTACCTCAACAGCAGCATCGCCTCGGCATGGAGTGAGCGCAGCCTGGAGCCAGGGGATATTCGG GATGAGCTGAAGAAACTCTACGCCCAGTTAGAGATCCGAAAGACCAAGGAGATGGCTGCTAACAACCCCCACCTGCCCAAGAAGCGGGGCAGCTCGCACCAGGGATTGGGCCGCTCTTTCATGAGATACCTGGCCGAGTTCCCAGAGGCCCTGGCTCGGCAGCACTCTCGGGACTCGGGCTCTCTCGGCCTCGGCAGCCTGCCAGGCTCTTCCCGACGAAGGCTCCTCAGCTCCAGCCTTCAAGAAACGGAGAAGCCACCGGCCCTCCGCAAGACCCGCAGCACTTATGACCACCACAGGGAACATAACACTCTCCCCTTCGACTCCACGCTGAGacggaccctgtccaagaaggcTTCCCCCACAGACGGCCGAGAGTCGTTGGCAGACGGGCCCCCAGCCCTGGGCTTCAGGTCTGCCAGTGCTCACAACCTGACAGTGGGAGAAAGACTCCCTCGAGCCAGGCCCATCTCCCTGCAGAAGTCACTCAGTGTGGCGGCTGGCTCCAGGGAAAAGGCGCTGCTGGTGGCCAGTCAAGCCTACCTGGAGGAAACCTATCGGcaggcaaaagagagagaggaaagaaagaaggctgaggcagCCATGGTGAGCCCGGTGCGGAGGCCATCGACCAGGAGGCTGGAATGGCCTCTAAGGGCTCCTCTGTCAGCCCCACCTTCTCCTGGCAAGAGCAGCAGCATGGACAGCTCTCAAACCACTGCGAGGCCTCATGAAGAGGCTGGGAGAAGGCTGCCTCACCCACCCATCAGGCACCAGGTCTCCACACCGGTCTTGGCTCTGTCCGGGATCTGCCTGGGAGAGCCAAGAATGTTGTCTCCCACTCCGGCCTCCACATTGGCTCCTATTCTGTTGCCGGCTCCGGCCCCAGCCCCCGCCCCTGTTCTGGCACCAGTCTCAAAACCCCCTCAAAGCCCCACCCTTCTCACTTTCATCTGCCCCTGGGAGAATGCAGAACTTCCaggcaagaaagaaaatgtggtccagGAAGACCCGGCAGGGCCAGAGCGAAGCGgccactcacctgcctctgctcgtACCAAGATCTGGAGGGCCCTGTCTGTGGCAGTGGAGAAAAGGGGGACTGGAGAGAGTGAGGCACTCACAGAGGGTGGGCATGTCCAGGGGGAAGCCGATGATACAGATGAGGAAAAGCCCAAGGTCTTCTCAAAATCCCACAGCCTCAAGACCCCTCTGCAGCAGGGTTCCGTGCGCAGCCTGGGCCTGGCCATTAAAGCTCTGACCCGGTCTAGGAGCACCTACAAAGAGAAGGATGGTGGGGAGGGCACCCCTGAGACTGAGAAGGGAAAGCCTACCGAGGTGAGCACAGGGGCTCCACTCCGATCTCCCAGGCTAGGCCGGCCCAAGGCAGTGAGCAAACAGGTTGCCCTCGCCCCCTGCGAAGATGAAGAGTCCCTCCAGAACCAACAGAACGCTCACACCAGCCGCATGCTCCACGTTTGTCAAAAGGAGGGCAGCCGAGAGCAAGAAGATAGGAACAAGAGAGTGGCCCCGGGTCCAGGGGAGCGGAAAGTTGAGAGAACTGGTAAAATAACGATGACCACACTGAGGCAAGTTTTTGGGGAGAAAAATGCTGAACAAGCGAAGGAATCCCCCGCGGGATACCAAGAGGTGCCCAACCCTGCCCTCCAGTCCCTGGGCAGTGCTGACCACAGGGTGGCAGAGGTGTGCCCCTGGGAAGTAACTGAACCCGAATCAGGAATGGACCCGCCAGAGAGTGTCAACAAGGCCAAAGTCTACTCCTGGGAGAGGACTGAGGGAGGAAGCCTTGAGAAGAAGCCATCAAGACAAGTCCTAAGTAGGtcctgggaagagagagagaaagtcctaGCGGAGTCAGAGACCGAAGGTGTGGGTGCCATTCCTCGGAAGAAGCCGGAGAGGCTGGTCCGGAGCCAGGAGGCTGTGTGTCCCTGGGAGAGCCCGGACTCTGGAGGTCTGTCTCCTCAATTAGTGCATCAGGAGTCTGACAGAACTGGGGGCAGGTTTGTGGTAGTGAGCAAAGGAGACGCACACCCAGAGGCTCTTCCGTCCCATGCTGCCAAGGCAGAACTGTGCCTGTGGGAGATGAgtgatgtgggggaggggacatcTACTCAGAGGGTACAGGAACTCCCTGAAGAAAGGCAGAAATCCCCCAAGAAGGCAACCTTCTGGGGAGAACGGAATCTGGGCGGAGACCTGGTGTCTCTCTGTCCGTGGGAAAGTACTGATTTTCGGGGCCCTTCAGCCGTCTCACTTCAAGCCCCAGGAAGCTCAGGTAGTTTGGGCAGTGGTATTGCGGAGGTATGCCCATGGGAGGCGGAGAACATAGCTAATGACAAGAAAGCTGAGGTCTGTCCCTGGGAGCTGGGGGAGGAGCTAGCAGGTTCAGACGGGCTGAATCCGGGGGCAGATGGGAAGTCTCTCCCAGGAAAGGAGACTCCCTCCAGAAAGGGATGCTTAGCAGAGTCGGGGGAGCAAACCGTGAGGGCAAAACCCACAGTCCCTCAAGGACAGGAGTCAGTATGCCCTTGGGAGGATGAAGCCCCTGAGCGGTCCAGCCCACAGCCAGACAAAGCTTCCTCCAAGGCCGGTGAGAAACTCCTAAGCCATGGGGGTAGCCAGGTACTGCAAGTGTGTCCTTGGGAAGCAGTCAAGCCAGAGGAAAAGCAAGCAACACTTTCAACAGCAGAAATCTGTCCCTGGGAAGTAGATGGACAACCAGAGACCAGGACATCAGAACACCCATCAAAAGGAGAAGTTCACAAAGATGAGGAGAAAATGCCGGGGAGAGCAAGGATCAAAGCACAGGAAGAGGCTGAGGGGCGGATCCAAAAGCAGGAAGCAATCTGCCCCTGGGAGAGCATGGCCCCGGGTAGCACcccacaaagagacacagagaaagcccaAGCCTCTCTCCAGAGGCAAGGCAGCGTGGCAGGCAGAGCTGCTGAGATCTGTCCCTGGGAAGTGGGGACTgaggttggagaggaaaggactaTTGGAGCTGAAGCCTCTGAGGCCCGTCCGAACGATGCAGGCCACGCGTCTACAGATTCTGGATCCAGGCAGGTAGCTGCCAGTGCTCCAAAAAAGTCAGAGAGGCTTGGTTCGGAGAAGGAGGTGGTCTGTCCCTGGGATAGCTTGAGTCCAGGGGACTCCTCTCAGCAGCCAGACACTCCGAACACTGAGAAACTAAAAGATGAACTCCAGGAACACGGGAGCTCCAGGCCCATAGAGGTGTGTCCCTGGGAAGCCGAGGAAGTTCCTACTGGTGAAAAAGCCAAGATCTGTCCCTGGGAATTGAATGAAGGGACGGTGGGAAAAGGACTGGAGCGAGAGCCGGGATGCGAGCCAGAACGGCAAAGGAGACAGAATCTAGAAGAGGCAGGACTCCCCTTCCAAGAAGAAGGCACGTCAAAGGGGGACACAAAACTCTGCCGGGAACAGGAAGGGGAAGCTATCTGTCCTTGGAAACCACCTGCCCAGGTCCCCAAGGTCTCAGACTTGCCCCTCAGCACTGTTGGTCAGGGAGTAGAAGGACAGTCCTTGGAAGCAAGTGACAGGGCATCAGAGAAGGGAGAGCTGAGACAAGACCTGAAGATGGGTTCTCTCCCAGAATACATAACCCAAGTGGTTCCTGTCGATGGGGGAGGAGCAAGCTCGGAACTTCAGCCTATAAGCCTGCAGGAAGGCATGGTACTGGCAGGCTCTTCCTCCCATCCACACATCCAGTGCCCTGACCAACCTAGAGTTAGCTCCCAGCCCTTGGTCAGCACCGGGGATGGGACTGCTGAGGTGTGCCCATGGGATGCTCCTGACTCGGACAGTGACACCAAGGTTGAGCCCTGTGCCCAGAAGGTGACTgggagagttacagagacagagatgtCAAGACAAGATGAAAAGGAGAAATCTCAAGAGGAGAAAGAGCGAGCCCCTGAAACACGAGATCACGAAGGTGTGGCCGTTCAGAAAATGCCACAGACCAGCAACTTTGGGAAGCAGGAAGCTGTGTGTCCCAGGGAGAGTCAGGACTTTGGGGTGCAAGCAGCTACAGATGCTTCTGATGGAAGCAAAGGCGGTTCTGAGAAAGTGTGTCCTTGGGAAGTAGAAGAGGTCCCTTCTATCAAGGAAGCTGAGATCTGCCCCTGGGAGGCAAGTCCAggagctgtgggggagggggcgcTGGACCTGGGGCAGGATGGAGAGTCACAGGGGGAGGGAAGGgctgaaagacatctcttgaAGGCAGCAGAGACAGTCTGCCCCTTAGAAGGCACAATGTCATCAGGGCTCTTCACCCAGGAAGACGTGGTGGACACAGACCTCCCCAAGGTTGGTCTTCATGGAGCAAGCAGCCCAGGGAAAGGGCTAGCAGAACTGTGTGTGTGGGAAGTCACAGACCCggaaggaaataaaatcaagGGTACCATGGCAGACATCTGTCCCTGGGAGGAGACTAGAGCCCAATCTGATGAATCTGGCCCCCTGGCTTTACCAGTAACCCAGGCAGGTGTGCCAGCTGCCCCTGAGAAATCAGTCTGTCTCTCGGTACACGGACCGTTGGAGAGCTTTCTCCCAGAGAGCAAGAGTGTCCGCCCAGACATCAGCAAGCCACCTGGCTCTTCCCGCCCGGAAGGCGTCAGAGAACAAGAACCTTTGGAGCTTGAGACTGGAGCCAAGTCAGTTCCAAAGCCAAGCCCCACAGAAACGGAGGCTCCAGAGTCTTTCACCTTAACTGACGACCAAGGACTAATGGCTTCTGAAGGAGAGGCTGGAGAACTCAGCCCTCCCCCTGACTACCCTTGGGACTGTGAATGA